Sequence from the Sulfurimonas hongkongensis genome:
TTGTTAATCGTCAGATTTATATGGATCTAGGAAAAGTGGTTTCGGATGAAAAGTTTTAATCTTTTACTCATCCTTGCTATTAGCTTTTTTACTGCTTGTAACTCTACTCAACACTCTGGTGCAAAAGAACCGCAAAGTGATAGCAGAGTATGCCCAAAGTGTCATATGGAGTTAGATAAGAGCAATGCCCATAGTGCATCTATAGTAAAAAATAATAGCCTATACTACTTTGATGATATAGGTTGTCTTATCTTGTGGAGTCATGAAAATAAGCTAGATGCAAAGAGTGCAAAAGTCTTTACAAAAGATTCAGCTCGTTACATAGATGCAACAAAAGCACACTACAAGATAGGAGAGAAAACTCCAATGTCATATGGTTTTGTCGCCTTTGAAAATAGCATAGAAGAGACAATAGACTTTGATGAAGTTAGAATCAAAATGTTAAGAGGTGAGCATATGGCAAATCCAAAAATTAGAAAACAGATACTAGGATACTAATGAAAAATTTATACTTAATCGCATATTTGGACCTAAAAGAGTCCCTTAGAGCTAAATGGTTTGTAGTTTACTCTCTTGTTTTTGGAGGGCTTATAGCTCTGTTTTTTATAGCAGGAGTTACAGAGTCACAAGTTATGGGTTTTAGTGGTCTTAGCAGACTTTTGCTTATGTATATACAGATAACTATAGTCATACTGCCTATATTTATCCTCATAACTACAGTTAGATCTATCTCTGGAGATAGAGATAACCACATACTAGAGTATATGCTCTCTTTTCCAATCTCACTAAAGCAATATTACTGGGGCAAGATTATTGGTCGTTTTATCACTGTATATCTTCCTGTTTTGTTTGCTATGGTTATTGCTATAGTCTATGGAGCGTTTAAAGGTGCAGATATTCCTTGGAATATCTTCTTTTTATATACAGGGCTTCTTTTTGCTATGAGCAGTGCGTTTTTAGGTATAGCATTTTTTATATCTTCTTTTGTAAAGTCTAGTGAGGTGGCGCTTGGAATTGCATTTTTTATCTGGATATTTCTGCTCGCTTTTATAGATATCGCGCTTATCTCACTTATGATGCAAAACAGATTTAATGAAGAGCTTATCATTTTTATAGCTATGATAAACCCTATGGAGATTTTCCGCGTGGCTGCCATCTCTCTTTTTGACCCTGAGCTTACAGTTATGGGTCCAGTCGCATTTTATATACTTGACTCTATGAGTCAGAGTGTTTTTGTTTTACTATCCATTGCTTATCCTCTCTCTATTGGGTTGTTATTTGCATTTTTAGGTTACAAGATATTTGAAAAAAAAGATTTAGTTTAATATTAGGAGTTTATAGTGATAAAAATATTTTTAGCAGTAGTCTTAGCATATAGTGTAGCCCTTTCTTATGAGATGGATTATACAAAAGAGACAGAGGGTTTGGTAAAAAAGTTAAAGGTTCATAAGGGGCCCAATTGGGTGGCTAAGATAGAGTTAACAAATGGTAAAAAAGTCTTTTTTGTAAGTCCAAAAGCAATGATAGAATTTTATCATCATCCAGGAAAATGGTTTGATGTGGGTGTAAAAAGTGAGGATGATTTTAAAGATATCATAGTCACAGACTTTACAACTCTTAAGCCAATAAATGCTAGAGGTGCTTTTTATGTTTATGGTTCAAACATGGTATCCCCTGCTGGAGATGACCTACCAGCTTTTGCAACATATGAAGCCGCTGATAAGTATGCAAAAGAGCATAATGGCAAAAGAATTTTAAACTTTAAAGAGATTCCAGAGGCACTTATAAAACTTTTAAATGGAAGGATATAGAATGATTAAACCAACTCCAAAAGATGAAGAGATAGAACTAGACCCAAAGAGATATATTGTAAGTGAAACTGATGCAAAGGGTAAGATTAC
This genomic interval carries:
- a CDS encoding ABC transporter permease, with amino-acid sequence MKNLYLIAYLDLKESLRAKWFVVYSLVFGGLIALFFIAGVTESQVMGFSGLSRLLLMYIQITIVILPIFILITTVRSISGDRDNHILEYMLSFPISLKQYYWGKIIGRFITVYLPVLFAMVIAIVYGAFKGADIPWNIFFLYTGLLFAMSSAFLGIAFFISSFVKSSEVALGIAFFIWIFLLAFIDIALISLMMQNRFNEELIIFIAMINPMEIFRVAAISLFDPELTVMGPVAFYILDSMSQSVFVLLSIAYPLSIGLLFAFLGYKIFEKKDLV
- a CDS encoding nitrous oxide reductase accessory protein NosL, producing MIKIFLAVVLAYSVALSYEMDYTKETEGLVKKLKVHKGPNWVAKIELTNGKKVFFVSPKAMIEFYHHPGKWFDVGVKSEDDFKDIIVTDFTTLKPINARGAFYVYGSNMVSPAGDDLPAFATYEAADKYAKEHNGKRILNFKEIPEALIKLLNGRI